The following proteins come from a genomic window of Microtus ochrogaster isolate Prairie Vole_2 chromosome 7, MicOch1.0, whole genome shotgun sequence:
- the Sec14l5 gene encoding SEC14-like protein 5, which translates to MVQKYQSPVRVYKYPFELVMAAYEKRFPTCPLIPVFLGSEILGEWRSADGAVHTVERSCRLRVDAPRLLRKIAGVEHVIFVQRNVLNWRERTLLIDAHNETFASRVTVKENCRYTVHPENEDWTCFEQSASLDVRSFFGFESTLEKIAMKQYTANVKRGKEVIEHYLSELISQGTSHIPRWTPAPVREEDARSQAVHQCPSSMVADDPSDAPGPDPEMATVDGHKLDADYIERCLGHLTPMQESCLVQLRRWLQETHKGKIPKDEHILRFLRARDFHLDKARDMLCQSLSWRKQHQVDLLLQTWQPPAPLQEFYAGGWHYQDIDGRPLYILRLGQMDTKGLMKAVGEEALLQHVLSVNEEGQKRCEGNTRQFGRPISSWTCLLDLEGLNMRHLWRPGVKALLRMIEVVEDNYPETLGRLLIVRAPRVFPVLWTLVSPFINENTRRKFLIYSGSNYQGPGGLVDYLDKDVIPDFLGGESVCNVPEGGLVPKSLYLTEEEQEQADQLRQWSETYHAASVFRGTPHEVAVEIPEGESVITWDFDILRGDVVFSLYHVKQAPKLGPQEPGVRVSGQLIDKNWVLGADYSRVEAPLICREGQSIQGSHVTQWPGTYLLQWQIHSPSESVACSLPGVDDVLTALHSPGPKSKLLYYCEVLASQDFRGSMSSLESCTSRFSQLSATTSSSSSGQSHSGSVVSR; encoded by the exons GCCTATGAGAAGCGCTTCCCCACCTGCCCTCTCATCCCTGTTTTCCTGGGTAGTGAAATCCTGGGCGAGTGGAGAAGCGCCGATGGGGCTGTGCACACGGTGGAGCGGAGCTGCCGACTGCGTGTGGATGCCCCGCGGCTGCTGCGGAAG ATTGCTGGTGTGGAACACGTGATCTTCGTGCAGAGAAACGTGCtgaactggagagagagaaccCTGCTGATCGATGCCCACAATGAAACCTTTGCCAGCCGAGTGACCGTGAAGGAAAACTGCCGCTACACA GTCCATCCTGAGAATGAAGACTGGACTTGCTTCGAGCAGTCTGCCTCCCTAGATGTCCGGTCCTTCTTCGGCTTTGAAAGCACCTTGGAGAAGATCGCCATGAAGCAGTACACGGCCAACGTCAAGAGG GGGAAGGAGGTGATTGAGCACTACCTGAGTGAGCTCATTTCCCAGGGAACATCTCACATCCCCCGCTGGACACCTGCCCCAGTCCGGGAGGAAGATGCCCGCAGCCAGGCTGTGCACCAGTGTCCCAGCTCCATGGTGGCAGATGACCCCAGTGATGCCCCAGGCCCCGATCCTGAGATGGCCACAGTGGATG gGCACAAGCTGGATGCAGACTACATAGAGAGGTGCCTGGGGCACCTCACTCCTATGCAGGAGAGTTGCTTGGTCCAGCTCCGGCGCTGGTTACAGGAGACTCACAAAGGCAAG atCCCCAAAGATGAGCACATCCTGCGCTTCCTGCGGGCACGAGACTTCCACCTGGACAAGGCCCGGGACATGTTGTGCCAGTCCCTGAGCTGGAGGAAGCAGCACCAGGTGGATCTTCTTCTGCAGACCTGGCAGCCCCCTGCTCCCCTGCAGGAGTTCTATGCCGGAGGTTGGCACTACCAGGACATAG ATGGTCGCCCGCTGTACATCCTGCGCCTGGGCCAGATGGACACCAAAGGCCTGATGAAGGCAGTAGGCGAGGAGGCACTGCTGCAGCAC GTTCTTTCTGTCAAcgaggaaggacagaagagatgcGAAGGGAACACGAGACAGTTTGGCCGTCCCATCAG CTCCTGGACCTGCCTACTGGACCTCGAGGGCCTCAACATGCGGCATCTGTGGCGGCCGGGGGTGAAGGCCCTGCTGCGGATGATCGAGGTGGTGGAGGACAACTATCCCGAGACCCTGGGCCGGCTGCTCATCGTGCGTGCGCCCCGCGTATTCCCGGTGCTATGGACGCTG GTCAGCCCCTTCATCAATGAGAACACCAGGCGGAAGTTCCTCATCTACAGCGGCAGCAATTATCAGGGCCCTGGTGGCCTGGTGGACTACCTGGACAAAGACGTGATCCCTGACTTCCTGGGAGGAGAGAGCGTG TGTAACGTTCCAGAAGGAGGCCTGGTCCCCAAGTCCCTGTATCTGACcgaagaggagcaggagcaggctgACCAGCTACGGCAGTGGAGTGAGACCTACCATGCAGCCAGTGTGTTCCGTGGGACCCCCCACGAG GTTGCCGTGGAGATTCCAGAAGGAGAGTCAGTCATCACCTGGGACTTTGACATCCTCCGAGGAGACGTGGTGTTCAGTCTGTATCATGTAAAGCAGGCACCCAAGCTCGGTCCCCAGGAGCCTGGGGTTAGAGTCAGTGGGCAGCTGATCGACAAGAACTGGGTCCTAGGGGCAGATTACAGCCGTGTAGAGGCTCCCCTCATCTGCCGGGAAGGCCAGAGCATTCAG GGTTCCCATGTGACTCAGTGGCCTGGCACCTACCTGCTCCAGTGGCAGATTCACAGCCCCTCTGAGAGTGTGGCCTGCAGCCTCCCCGGTGTGGATGATGTCCTGACAGCTCTGCACAGCCCTGGCCCCAAGAGCAAACTGCTGTACTACTGTGAAGTGCTGGCATCCCAAGACTTTAG GGGCTCCATGTCCAGCCTTGAATCCTGCACCAGCCGTTTCTCTCAGCTCAGCGccaccacctcttcttcctcctctggccaGTCCCACAGTGGCTCAGTGGTGTCCAGATAG